The following proteins are co-located in the Streptomyces sp. DT2A-34 genome:
- a CDS encoding MIP/aquaporin family protein — MSNGDIFLGEVIGTAILILFGAGVVAAVVLNYSKAKDAGWVVIAFGWGFGVMAGAYTAAPLSGGQLNPAVTIGIAIDTGEWDKVHIYIAGQMVGAMLGAVLCWLVYFAQFQANADKEIAQPTLGIFSTAPAIRNVVANLITEIIATIALVLPILAFGLTKGLGVSGTAILIVSFLVVGIGLSLGGPTGYAINPARDLGPRIVHALLPIPNKGNSDWGYAWIPVVGPLIGGALSGLIFNAAF; from the coding sequence ATGAGCAACGGAGACATATTCCTCGGTGAGGTCATCGGTACCGCGATCCTGATCCTCTTCGGGGCCGGTGTCGTCGCCGCCGTCGTACTCAACTATTCGAAGGCGAAGGACGCGGGCTGGGTCGTCATCGCGTTCGGCTGGGGATTCGGCGTGATGGCCGGCGCGTACACCGCCGCGCCGCTGTCCGGAGGTCAGCTCAACCCGGCCGTGACGATCGGTATCGCCATCGACACGGGGGAATGGGACAAGGTCCACATCTACATCGCCGGCCAGATGGTCGGCGCGATGCTCGGTGCGGTGCTGTGCTGGCTGGTCTACTTCGCGCAGTTCCAGGCCAACGCCGACAAGGAGATCGCTCAGCCGACCCTCGGAATCTTCTCCACCGCCCCCGCGATCCGCAATGTCGTCGCGAATCTCATCACCGAGATCATCGCGACCATCGCGCTGGTACTGCCGATCCTGGCGTTCGGTCTAACCAAGGGGCTCGGCGTGTCCGGCACGGCGATCCTGATCGTCTCCTTCCTGGTGGTCGGCATCGGTCTGTCGCTCGGCGGTCCCACGGGTTATGCGATCAACCCGGCCCGCGACCTGGGCCCGCGCATCGTCCACGCGCTGCTCCCGATTCCCAACAAGGGCAACTCGGACTGGGGTTACGCGTGGATTCCGGTGGTGGGACCGCTGATCGGCGGGGCGCTGTCCGGGCTCATCTTCAACGCAGCCTTCTGA
- a CDS encoding EAL domain-containing protein: MPSWTDTLRFAFQPVVNLTTGGVAGLEILARPETGDVLAEARRDPELDGRLAVLAFRTAARKETLLPLYVNVFAGTLADLGGLTPLHDAVRAAGRLPWEVTIDVGPPYTHVPQHALLEAIGALREQGFRVSADGIGDGDVPLRLLTDMAPDLVKLDACLLPRPAAVRAMRTLCEQLGALLCVEGVETELQCSSARSAGAQLAQGELFAPPARLPAAEVYVPPRSPGLAVTPRSGPSVREFVRPAALLPATASAGQVRALLTGSPDVSGVLLVDSNGVPLRSVHRSRFLLSMSGRYGHALYADRPAAKLGDPPRTVGVDATAWEVLDVVAVGGRDRTSDDVAVVDRYGRCVGVVRLADLVRALAETRVEEAAGLNPLTRLPGSDAITGEVDRRIADGRTFALTWLDVDHFKQVNDGAGFAAGDELIRSVGQALQRAASDSTRVGHIGGDDFLVLADPEGLNPLAASVLDAPWSAGGRPVTLSLATVLCEPGSVTDHRQAAACLAPLKKAAKSLSGASWVMGRAGLSGHEILRGVAAASAPAEWAVADPSRG; this comes from the coding sequence GTGCCCTCCTGGACGGATACTCTCCGCTTCGCATTCCAGCCGGTGGTCAATCTGACGACCGGAGGAGTCGCGGGGCTGGAGATACTCGCCCGCCCGGAGACCGGCGACGTCCTGGCCGAGGCCCGCCGCGATCCCGAACTCGACGGCCGACTTGCCGTGTTGGCGTTCCGTACGGCGGCTCGCAAGGAGACCTTACTGCCGCTGTACGTCAACGTTTTCGCCGGCACCCTCGCCGACCTGGGCGGACTGACACCGCTGCACGACGCCGTGCGCGCGGCGGGGCGACTGCCGTGGGAGGTGACGATCGACGTCGGTCCGCCGTACACGCACGTGCCCCAGCACGCACTGCTGGAGGCGATCGGCGCGTTGCGGGAGCAGGGTTTCCGGGTCAGTGCGGACGGCATCGGCGATGGGGACGTACCGCTGCGGTTGCTCACCGACATGGCACCGGACCTGGTGAAACTCGATGCGTGCCTGCTGCCGCGGCCGGCAGCCGTACGGGCGATGCGGACGCTGTGTGAGCAGTTGGGAGCGCTCCTGTGCGTCGAGGGGGTGGAGACGGAGTTGCAGTGCTCATCCGCGCGGTCGGCCGGTGCACAGCTGGCACAGGGGGAGTTGTTCGCTCCCCCGGCTCGGCTGCCGGCAGCGGAGGTATACGTTCCGCCACGCTCCCCCGGACTGGCGGTGACGCCACGCTCGGGGCCGTCGGTGCGGGAGTTCGTACGGCCGGCCGCACTCCTGCCCGCCACCGCGTCCGCCGGCCAGGTGCGAGCGCTGCTGACCGGATCGCCGGACGTGTCCGGAGTGCTGCTGGTGGACTCGAACGGCGTCCCGCTGCGGTCCGTGCACCGCTCCCGGTTCCTGCTGTCGATGTCGGGGCGGTACGGCCATGCGCTGTACGCCGACCGGCCCGCGGCCAAGCTGGGAGATCCGCCGCGCACGGTGGGCGTAGACGCCACCGCGTGGGAAGTATTGGACGTGGTCGCCGTCGGCGGCCGGGACCGTACTTCGGACGATGTAGCCGTGGTCGACCGGTACGGCCGGTGTGTGGGCGTCGTACGGCTCGCGGACCTCGTACGGGCGCTCGCCGAGACCCGGGTCGAGGAGGCCGCGGGGCTCAATCCGCTGACGCGGCTGCCCGGTTCGGATGCCATCACCGGTGAGGTGGACCGGCGGATCGCGGACGGGCGGACGTTCGCACTGACTTGGCTGGACGTGGACCACTTCAAGCAGGTCAACGACGGGGCCGGGTTCGCGGCGGGCGACGAGCTGATCCGCTCGGTCGGACAGGCGCTGCAGCGCGCGGCGTCCGACAGTACCCGCGTGGGCCACATCGGCGGCGACGACTTTCTGGTGCTCGCGGATCCGGAGGGGCTCAATCCGCTGGCCGCCTCCGTGCTGGACGCGCCCTGGTCCGCAGGTGGGCGTCCCGTCACGCTCTCTCTGGCCACGGTCCTGTGCGAGCCCGGGAGCGTGACGGACCACCGGCAGGCGGCCGCCTGTCTGGCCCCTCTCAAGAAGGCCGCGAAGTCACTGAGCGGGGCGAGCTGGGTGATGGGCCGCGCGGGGCTGTCCGGGCACGAGATCCTTCGCGGCGTGGCGGCGGCGTCGGCCCCGGCCGAGTGGGCGGTGGCGGACCCGAGCAGGGGGTGA
- a CDS encoding lipid-transfer protein, with the protein MTEEVAVLGVGMHPWGKWGRSFVEYGTAAARAALADAGLEWRNIGAIVGADTVRGGYPGYVAGATFARALGWQGARVTSVYAACASGAQAVNTARTQILSGLADVVLVVGADAAPKGFFRPAGGDRPDDPDWLRFRVLGATNPAYFGLYARRRMAVHGDTPEDFAQVKVKNSALGALNPNARYRRQVTAAEVAASAVVADPLRLLDICATSDGGAALVLAGMEFARRHGARDPVRIRAVSTVTPRYPNTVLDLPDMATDSAAVVQPAAETFRESIARAAYEEAGVGPEELSFAEVYDLSTALELQWYEDLGLCGEGEAAKLLREGATALGGRIPVNVSGGLASFGEAVPAQAIAQVCELTWQLRGDAGDRQVAGAHVGIAANQGLFGHGSAVIAVR; encoded by the coding sequence GTGACGGAGGAGGTGGCGGTGCTCGGCGTGGGCATGCACCCCTGGGGCAAGTGGGGGCGCAGCTTCGTCGAGTACGGGACGGCGGCGGCCCGCGCGGCGCTCGCGGATGCGGGACTGGAGTGGCGGAACATCGGGGCGATCGTCGGTGCGGACACCGTGCGGGGCGGCTATCCCGGCTATGTGGCCGGGGCCACGTTCGCGAGGGCGCTCGGATGGCAGGGCGCGAGGGTCACGAGCGTGTACGCGGCGTGCGCGTCGGGGGCGCAGGCCGTCAACACCGCTCGGACGCAGATACTTTCGGGACTCGCGGACGTGGTGCTCGTAGTGGGCGCCGATGCGGCTCCCAAGGGCTTCTTCCGGCCTGCCGGCGGCGACCGGCCCGACGATCCGGACTGGCTGCGCTTCCGCGTCCTCGGTGCGACCAATCCGGCGTACTTCGGGCTGTACGCGCGCCGCCGGATGGCCGTGCACGGTGATACACCCGAGGACTTCGCGCAGGTCAAAGTAAAGAACTCCGCCCTGGGCGCACTCAATCCGAACGCGCGCTACCGCAGGCAGGTCACCGCCGCAGAGGTCGCCGCCTCTGCCGTGGTCGCCGATCCCCTGCGTCTGCTCGACATCTGCGCGACCTCGGACGGTGGAGCGGCTCTCGTGCTGGCCGGCATGGAGTTCGCACGTCGGCACGGGGCCCGGGACCCGGTGCGGATCCGTGCGGTGTCCACCGTGACGCCGCGTTATCCCAACACGGTCCTGGATCTGCCCGACATGGCGACGGACTCCGCGGCGGTGGTGCAACCGGCGGCCGAGACGTTCCGGGAGTCGATCGCGCGCGCCGCCTACGAGGAAGCGGGCGTCGGCCCCGAGGAGCTCTCCTTCGCGGAGGTCTACGACCTGTCCACCGCTCTGGAGTTGCAGTGGTACGAGGATCTGGGGCTGTGCGGCGAGGGAGAGGCCGCGAAGCTGCTGCGGGAGGGCGCGACGGCATTGGGGGGACGAATACCCGTGAACGTGAGTGGGGGGCTTGCCTCCTTCGGGGAGGCGGTTCCGGCCCAGGCGATAGCCCAAGTCTGCGAACTCACCTGGCAGTTGAGAGGCGACGCCGGTGACCGGCAGGTCGCCGGGGCACATGTGGGGATCGCGGCGAATCAAGGGCTGTTCGGACACGGCTCGGCGGTGATCGCGGTGCGGTGA
- a CDS encoding Zn-ribbon domain-containing OB-fold protein: MVAGWFAGEGDDFRLLGTRCSNCTSVFFPREDAHCRNPGCPGGDLEEVPLSRRGRVWSYTDSRYRPPSPYVTDPELPWEPYALIAVELESERLVLLGQAVPGVTVADLTVGMEVEVVPGVLHEDAETIWTTWQWRPTGVTA, encoded by the coding sequence GTGGTCGCCGGGTGGTTCGCCGGTGAAGGGGACGACTTCCGGCTCCTCGGCACCCGTTGCTCGAACTGCACCTCGGTGTTCTTCCCGCGCGAGGACGCCCACTGCCGCAACCCGGGCTGCCCTGGCGGCGATCTGGAGGAGGTGCCGCTCTCGCGGCGGGGGCGCGTCTGGTCGTACACGGACAGCCGATATCGGCCTCCGTCACCCTATGTGACCGATCCGGAACTTCCGTGGGAGCCGTACGCGTTGATCGCTGTGGAGCTGGAGTCCGAGCGTCTCGTGCTGCTGGGACAGGCGGTTCCCGGGGTCACCGTCGCCGATCTGACGGTGGGCATGGAGGTGGAGGTCGTTCCCGGCGTGCTCCATGAGGACGCGGAGACGATCTGGACGACCTGGCAGTGGCGGCCGACGGGGGTGACGGCGTGA
- a CDS encoding NUDIX domain-containing protein, whose protein sequence is MSETQHSAPNSAADSHCSSCGAPYGEGVSGWPRTCPACATVAYRNPLPVAIALQPVYDTKGTALVVITRTIAPARGGIALPGGYIDDREDWRQAVVRELKEETGIDAAGRDVRLVDAMSSPDGHLLLFGLLPERPADRLPTSAATDETEGWHLLRRPEELAFPLHTLAVRAFFEGRYV, encoded by the coding sequence GTGTCCGAAACTCAGCACTCCGCCCCCAACTCCGCAGCAGACTCCCACTGTTCGAGCTGCGGCGCGCCCTACGGAGAGGGCGTCTCCGGCTGGCCCCGAACCTGCCCGGCATGCGCAACCGTGGCCTACCGCAATCCGCTGCCGGTAGCGATCGCACTCCAGCCCGTGTACGACACGAAGGGCACCGCCCTGGTCGTCATCACCCGAACCATCGCCCCCGCGCGCGGAGGCATCGCCCTGCCCGGCGGCTACATCGACGACCGGGAGGACTGGCGGCAGGCCGTCGTACGCGAACTCAAGGAAGAGACCGGCATCGACGCGGCCGGCCGCGACGTACGTCTCGTCGACGCGATGAGTTCCCCCGACGGGCACCTGCTGCTGTTCGGCCTACTGCCGGAACGACCCGCCGACCGTCTGCCGACGTCGGCCGCCACCGACGAGACCGAAGGCTGGCACCTCCTGCGCAGGCCGGAGGAGCTGGCCTTCCCGCTGCACACGCTGGCCGTACGGGCGTTCTTCGAGGGCCGCTACGTCTGA
- a CDS encoding TIM-barrel domain-containing protein produces the protein MDGRDLVRSMKAVGSVGAAQGLRTVRAAWRRRRADAVGLPPRGAERARVPGPVQEVRPGPGGGVIRFSRSELRITVAVNGAVFWGWDGAAPEPSYALAGRCPEPDPRALLEPDKDGGWRVVAERVTVVISRHGAVEVQTPGGVTLRRDLPPRWWEPVDGGTARWMQRSEVAAEARFYGLGGRASGPRLRGGTYRLWNTDPGRAFGPGDDPLYITMPVQLVVADAGTHLVFHDTSWDGRVTLREGEEGAGSGHDRAGISELRMDGGPLRCWVMVGTPARVLLVWASLTGAPALPPAWALGHQHARWGFGSEQEVRRIVSGYQERDLPLDAVHLDIDHYDEHQVFTVDQEGFPKLPQLAEELRRDGIRLVSIVDPAVKAAPGNVVYDSGTAEDAFVRDASGELVRGVVWPGEAVFPDFTHARVRAWWGGLYEERLAQGFSGFWHDMNEPTSFAAFGESTLPRSARHSLEGRGGDHQEAHNVYGLCMARAAYEGLRELMPEERPFVFSRSGWAGMQRYGGTWSGDVATGWPGLRASLSLVMGLGLCGVPYSGPDVGGFDGSPSPELYLRWFQLAAYLPLFRTHASLRAGRREPWEFGSEVLEHARVALVERRRLLPYFVTLAHLARRTGAPYVRPLWWSTPDDRVLRDCEDAFLLGDCLLVAPVLDVGVDRRAVQLPRGRWYDTATERVHEGPGQVLVDAPLSRIPVLARSGAVVPVRGDDGGLELEVWAPAPGCTGGGLVVPDAGDGWDEPEIERYVSRWEGGKLVVERELEDGVVPSPHPVRIRGLGERRAQT, from the coding sequence ATGGACGGTCGTGACCTGGTGCGTTCGATGAAGGCGGTCGGTTCTGTGGGGGCGGCCCAGGGGTTGCGTACCGTGCGGGCGGCGTGGCGCAGGAGGCGTGCCGACGCCGTGGGGTTGCCGCCCCGGGGTGCCGAGCGCGCGCGGGTGCCCGGGCCCGTGCAGGAGGTGCGGCCCGGCCCGGGCGGCGGTGTCATCCGGTTCAGCCGGTCCGAGCTGCGCATCACCGTCGCCGTGAACGGCGCCGTCTTCTGGGGCTGGGACGGGGCCGCTCCCGAGCCGTCGTACGCGCTCGCGGGGCGCTGTCCGGAACCGGATCCCCGGGCGTTGCTGGAGCCCGACAAGGACGGTGGCTGGCGGGTCGTGGCCGAGCGGGTGACGGTCGTCATCTCGCGGCACGGCGCGGTGGAGGTGCAGACGCCCGGTGGGGTGACGCTCCGGCGCGATCTGCCGCCGCGTTGGTGGGAGCCTGTCGACGGTGGGACGGCACGGTGGATGCAGCGGTCGGAGGTGGCCGCGGAAGCGCGCTTCTACGGGCTCGGGGGGCGGGCGTCAGGGCCTCGTCTGCGAGGCGGAACGTACCGGCTGTGGAACACCGACCCCGGCCGTGCCTTCGGCCCTGGCGACGACCCGCTGTACATCACCATGCCGGTGCAGTTGGTGGTGGCCGACGCCGGCACTCACCTGGTGTTCCACGACACCTCGTGGGACGGCAGGGTGACGCTGCGGGAGGGTGAGGAGGGGGCCGGTTCAGGGCACGACCGGGCGGGGATCAGCGAGCTGCGGATGGACGGCGGTCCGCTGCGCTGCTGGGTGATGGTGGGTACTCCCGCGCGCGTGCTGCTTGTCTGGGCCTCTCTCACCGGTGCGCCGGCTTTGCCGCCCGCATGGGCGCTGGGTCACCAGCACGCGCGGTGGGGCTTCGGCAGCGAGCAGGAGGTGCGGCGGATCGTTTCGGGCTACCAGGAGCGGGACCTGCCGCTGGACGCGGTCCATCTGGACATCGACCACTACGACGAGCACCAGGTGTTCACGGTCGACCAAGAAGGCTTCCCCAAGCTGCCGCAGCTCGCCGAGGAGTTGCGGCGGGACGGTATCCGCCTGGTGTCGATCGTCGACCCGGCGGTCAAGGCCGCGCCGGGCAATGTCGTGTACGACAGTGGGACGGCCGAGGACGCGTTCGTCAGGGACGCCTCGGGAGAGCTCGTGCGGGGAGTGGTCTGGCCCGGGGAGGCGGTCTTCCCGGACTTCACTCACGCGCGCGTGCGTGCGTGGTGGGGTGGCCTGTACGAGGAGCGGCTGGCACAGGGTTTCTCGGGTTTCTGGCATGACATGAACGAACCGACCTCGTTCGCCGCCTTCGGGGAGTCGACGCTGCCGCGTTCGGCCCGGCACTCCCTGGAGGGGCGGGGTGGGGATCATCAGGAAGCGCACAACGTCTACGGCCTGTGCATGGCCAGGGCGGCATACGAGGGGCTGCGCGAGCTGATGCCCGAGGAGCGGCCCTTCGTCTTCTCGCGCTCCGGATGGGCCGGCATGCAGCGCTACGGGGGGACGTGGTCCGGGGACGTGGCCACGGGCTGGCCGGGGCTGCGGGCGTCGCTGTCGCTGGTCATGGGGCTCGGGCTGTGCGGCGTGCCGTACTCGGGGCCGGACGTCGGCGGTTTCGACGGGAGTCCGTCGCCGGAGCTGTATCTGCGGTGGTTCCAGTTGGCCGCGTATCTGCCGCTGTTCCGTACGCACGCGAGTCTGCGCGCGGGGCGCAGGGAGCCGTGGGAGTTCGGTTCCGAGGTGCTGGAGCACGCGCGCGTGGCGCTCGTCGAGCGTCGGCGGCTGCTGCCGTACTTCGTGACGCTGGCGCATCTGGCCCGGCGCACAGGGGCGCCTTATGTACGTCCACTGTGGTGGTCGACGCCCGACGACCGCGTGCTGCGCGACTGCGAGGATGCGTTTCTGCTGGGCGATTGCCTTCTGGTGGCGCCGGTGCTGGATGTGGGGGTCGACCGGCGTGCGGTGCAGTTGCCGCGAGGGCGCTGGTACGACACCGCGACGGAGCGGGTGCACGAGGGACCTGGGCAGGTTCTCGTCGACGCGCCTCTCTCCCGGATCCCGGTGCTCGCGCGCTCGGGCGCCGTCGTCCCCGTACGTGGGGACGACGGCGGGCTGGAACTGGAGGTGTGGGCGCCCGCCCCAGGGTGTACCGGGGGCGGGCTGGTGGTGCCGGACGCGGGTGACGGCTGGGACGAGCCGGAGATCGAGCGTTACGTCAGCCGCTGGGAGGGCGGAAAGCTGGTCGTCGAGCGGGAGCTCGAGGACGGGGTGGTCCCGTCGCCTCACCCGGTTCGCATACGAGGGCTCGGCGAGCGTCGAGCTCAGACGTAG
- a CDS encoding acetoacetate--CoA ligase codes for MSTVNPQPLWQPDPERIAQARVTKFQAWAAENHGAPAEGGYAALHRWSVDELDTFWKAVTEWFDVSFSTPYARVLDDRSMPGAEWFPGATLNYAEHALRAAATRADEPALLYVDESHQPSPVTWSELRRQVGSLTAELRALGVRPGDRVSGYLPNIPQAVVALLATAAVGGVWTSCAPDFGARSVLDRFQQVEPVVLFTVDGYRYGGKEHDRRDTVTELRRELPTLRAVVHIPLLGTETPEGALEWSALTAADEEPAFEQVPFDHPLWVLYSSGTTGLPKAIVQSQGGILVEHLKQLGLHCDLGPEDRFFWYTSTGWMMWNFLVSGLLTGTTIVLYDGSPGYPDTGAQWRVAERTGATLYGTSAAYVMACRKAEVHPARDFDLAKVQCVATTGSPLPPDGFRWLHDEVRDDLWIASVSGGTDVCSCFAGAVPTLPVYVGELQAPSLGTDLQSWDPSGKPLVDEVGELVVTNPMPSMPIYFWNDPEGSRYRDSYFDTYPGVWRHGDWITVTSRGSVVIHGRSDSTLNRQGVRMGSADIYEAVERLPEIKESLVIGIEQPDGGYWMPLFVHLVPGAVLDEALLSRIKQTIREQLSPRHVPDEIIEVPGVPHTLTGKRIEVPVKRLLQGTPLEKAVNPGSIDNLDLLHFYEELARKRA; via the coding sequence ATGTCGACCGTGAACCCCCAGCCGCTCTGGCAGCCAGATCCGGAACGCATCGCCCAGGCCAGGGTCACCAAGTTCCAGGCCTGGGCCGCCGAAAACCACGGCGCCCCCGCCGAGGGCGGCTACGCGGCCCTGCACCGCTGGTCGGTCGACGAGCTGGACACGTTCTGGAAAGCCGTCACGGAGTGGTTCGACGTCAGCTTCTCCACGCCCTACGCGCGCGTGCTCGACGACCGCTCGATGCCAGGCGCCGAGTGGTTCCCCGGCGCGACCCTGAACTACGCCGAGCACGCCCTGCGCGCCGCCGCGACCCGCGCCGACGAACCCGCCCTCCTCTACGTCGACGAATCCCACCAGCCCAGCCCCGTGACCTGGTCCGAACTGCGCCGCCAGGTCGGCTCTCTCACCGCCGAGCTGCGCGCCCTCGGCGTACGCCCCGGAGACCGCGTCAGCGGCTACCTCCCGAACATCCCGCAGGCCGTCGTCGCCCTCCTCGCCACCGCCGCCGTCGGAGGCGTCTGGACCTCCTGCGCCCCCGACTTCGGCGCCCGCAGCGTCCTCGACCGCTTCCAGCAGGTCGAACCCGTCGTCCTGTTCACCGTCGACGGCTACCGCTACGGCGGCAAGGAGCACGACCGCCGCGACACCGTCACCGAACTGCGCCGCGAACTGCCCACCCTGCGCGCCGTGGTCCACATTCCCCTCCTCGGCACCGAGACCCCCGAAGGCGCACTCGAGTGGTCGGCCCTCACCGCCGCCGACGAGGAACCCGCCTTCGAGCAGGTGCCCTTCGACCACCCCCTCTGGGTGCTCTACTCCTCCGGCACGACCGGCCTGCCCAAGGCCATCGTCCAGTCCCAGGGCGGCATCCTCGTCGAGCACCTCAAACAACTCGGCCTGCACTGCGACCTGGGCCCCGAAGACCGCTTCTTCTGGTACACGTCGACAGGCTGGATGATGTGGAACTTCCTCGTCTCCGGCCTCCTCACCGGCACCACGATCGTCCTCTACGACGGCAGCCCGGGCTATCCCGACACGGGCGCCCAGTGGCGAGTCGCCGAACGCACGGGAGCCACCCTCTACGGCACCTCTGCCGCGTACGTCATGGCCTGCCGCAAGGCCGAAGTGCACCCCGCACGCGACTTCGACCTCGCCAAGGTGCAGTGTGTCGCCACCACCGGATCACCCCTACCGCCCGACGGGTTCCGCTGGCTGCACGACGAGGTCCGCGACGACCTGTGGATCGCCTCCGTCAGCGGTGGCACGGACGTGTGCTCCTGCTTCGCCGGAGCCGTGCCCACGCTGCCTGTGTACGTCGGCGAGCTCCAGGCCCCCAGCCTGGGCACCGACCTGCAGTCCTGGGACCCCAGCGGCAAACCCCTCGTCGACGAAGTGGGCGAGCTGGTGGTCACCAACCCCATGCCGTCCATGCCGATCTACTTCTGGAACGACCCCGAGGGCAGCCGGTATCGCGACAGCTACTTCGACACGTATCCCGGCGTATGGCGCCACGGCGACTGGATCACCGTCACCTCACGCGGCTCCGTCGTCATCCACGGCCGTTCCGACTCGACACTCAACCGCCAGGGCGTGCGCATGGGTTCGGCCGACATCTACGAAGCCGTGGAGCGCCTCCCCGAGATCAAAGAATCCCTCGTCATCGGCATCGAGCAGCCCGATGGCGGCTACTGGATGCCCCTGTTCGTGCACCTGGTCCCCGGAGCCGTGCTCGACGAGGCCCTCCTGAGCCGCATCAAGCAGACCATCCGCGAACAACTCTCACCACGTCACGTCCCCGACGAGATCATCGAGGTCCCCGGCGTCCCACACACCCTCACCGGAAAGCGCATCGAGGTCCCGGTCAAGCGCCTGCTCCAGGGCACACCGCTGGAAAAGGCGGTCAACCCGGGCTCCATCGACAACCTCGATCTCCTGCACTTCTACGAGGAGCTTGCACGCAAGCGAGCCTGA
- the ptsP gene encoding phosphoenolpyruvate--protein phosphotransferase, with protein METTLRGVGVSHGVAIGEVRHMGTAVLEPPAKQIPAEDAEREPGRARKAVEAVAADLMARGNLAGGEAQAVLEAQAMMAQDPELMADVDRRIAVGSTAERAVYDAFAAYRELLAGAGEYLAGRVADLDDVRNRIVARLLGVPMPGVPDSDEPYVLVARDLAPADTALLDPTLVLGFVTEEGGPTSHSAILARALGVPAVVALPGAGELAEGTVIAVDGSTGDIFVNPSEEKKTELEAAAAARKAALAASTGPGATADGHKVPLLANVGGPSDVPAAVEAGAEGVGLFRTEFLFLDDSKKAPSEEKQVEAYRQVLEAFPEGRVVVRVLDAGADKPLDFLTPADEPNPALGVRGLRTLLDHPEVLRTQLTALAKAAEGLPVYLEVMAPMVADRTDAKAFADACRAAGLQAKFGAMVEIPSAALRARSILQVVEFLSLGTNDLAQYTFAADRQVGAVSRLQDPWQPALLDLVALSAEAAKAEGKSCGVCGEAASDPLLACVLTGLGVTSLSMGSASIPYVRATLAKYTLAQCERAAAAARAADSAEEARNAAQAVLSGE; from the coding sequence ATGGAGACAACGCTGCGAGGCGTCGGCGTGAGTCACGGTGTGGCGATCGGCGAGGTTCGGCACATGGGAACGGCGGTCCTCGAACCGCCTGCCAAGCAGATTCCGGCCGAGGATGCGGAGCGTGAACCGGGGCGCGCCCGCAAGGCCGTGGAGGCTGTGGCAGCCGACCTGATGGCACGCGGCAACCTGGCGGGGGGCGAAGCCCAGGCGGTGCTCGAGGCGCAGGCCATGATGGCCCAGGACCCCGAGCTGATGGCGGATGTGGATCGGCGTATCGCCGTCGGCAGCACGGCCGAGCGTGCCGTGTACGACGCTTTCGCCGCGTACCGCGAGCTGCTGGCAGGTGCCGGGGAGTACCTGGCCGGTCGCGTGGCCGACCTCGACGACGTGCGGAATCGTATCGTCGCTCGTCTGCTCGGGGTCCCGATGCCGGGTGTCCCGGACAGCGACGAGCCCTATGTCCTTGTGGCTCGCGACCTCGCCCCGGCGGATACGGCGCTGCTGGACCCGACCCTCGTTCTCGGCTTTGTCACCGAGGAGGGCGGGCCGACCAGTCACAGTGCGATTCTGGCGAGGGCGCTCGGTGTGCCGGCCGTGGTCGCGCTGCCAGGTGCCGGTGAGCTCGCCGAGGGCACGGTCATCGCCGTGGACGGCAGCACCGGAGACATCTTCGTGAACCCGAGCGAGGAGAAGAAGACGGAGCTGGAGGCGGCCGCCGCTGCGCGCAAGGCCGCGCTCGCGGCGTCGACGGGTCCGGGTGCCACCGCCGACGGCCACAAGGTGCCACTGCTCGCCAATGTCGGCGGTCCGTCCGACGTCCCGGCCGCTGTCGAGGCGGGCGCTGAGGGTGTCGGTCTGTTCCGCACCGAGTTCCTCTTTCTCGACGACAGCAAGAAGGCCCCGTCGGAAGAGAAGCAGGTCGAGGCCTATCGGCAGGTTCTCGAAGCCTTCCCCGAGGGCCGTGTCGTCGTACGTGTGCTGGACGCGGGCGCGGACAAGCCGCTGGACTTCCTGACGCCGGCCGATGAGCCGAACCCGGCCCTGGGTGTGCGCGGTCTGCGGACGCTGCTGGACCACCCCGAGGTGCTGCGCACCCAGCTGACGGCACTCGCCAAGGCGGCGGAGGGGCTGCCCGTCTACCTCGAGGTCATGGCTCCGATGGTGGCGGACCGTACCGATGCGAAGGCGTTCGCGGACGCATGTCGTGCGGCCGGGCTCCAGGCGAAGTTCGGTGCGATGGTGGAGATTCCGTCGGCCGCGCTGCGGGCGCGTTCGATCCTGCAGGTGGTCGAGTTCCTGTCGCTGGGGACGAACGACCTCGCGCAGTACACCTTCGCCGCAGACCGTCAGGTGGGTGCGGTGTCCCGGCTGCAGGACCCGTGGCAGCCCGCGCTGCTCGACCTGGTCGCCTTGTCCGCCGAGGCTGCGAAGGCCGAGGGCAAGAGCTGTGGTGTCTGCGGGGAGGCAGCGTCCGATCCGCTGCTGGCGTGTGTGCTGACCGGTCTGGGTGTGACCTCCTTGTCCATGGGTTCGGCGTCTATTCCTTACGTCCGGGCGACGCTGGCGAAGTACACGCTGGCGCAGTGTGAGCGGGCCGCTGCGGCCGCACGGGCGGCGGACAGCGCCGAGGAGGCGCGCAACGCCGCTCAGGCGGTGCTGTCCGGCGAGTAG